Proteins encoded by one window of Armatimonadota bacterium:
- a CDS encoding energy-coupling factor transporter ATPase, with protein sequence MALIECSGLTHIYLKGTPLETVALREVSLSIDAGEVVALIGPTGSGKSTLIQHFNALLRPTEGTVRVAGVDLGDPRADLRAVRRQVGLVFQYPEHQLFEETVAADVAFGPRNLGLPDDEVTRRVREALQMVGLDPDRVGPRSPFSLSGGEMRRVAMAGILAMGPQVLVLDEPTAGLDPLGKEEILEQIRRLHVDHGLTVIFISHNMDEVARMARRVVVLSRGKVVMDGPVREVFRHAALLAEVGLGVPTLTDLMQRLRHRGLRVREDVLTLDDAHAAIREALGWS encoded by the coding sequence ATGGCTCTGATCGAGTGCAGCGGGCTCACCCACATCTACCTGAAGGGCACGCCTCTGGAGACGGTCGCCCTGCGGGAGGTGTCCCTGTCCATCGATGCCGGCGAGGTAGTGGCCCTGATCGGGCCCACCGGCTCCGGCAAGTCCACCCTCATCCAGCACTTCAACGCCCTGCTGCGGCCCACCGAAGGCACCGTGCGGGTGGCCGGCGTCGATCTGGGAGATCCCCGGGCCGACCTGCGGGCGGTCCGCCGGCAGGTGGGGCTGGTGTTCCAGTACCCCGAGCACCAGCTGTTCGAGGAGACGGTGGCCGCCGATGTGGCGTTCGGGCCCCGCAACCTGGGCCTGCCCGACGATGAGGTCACCCGGCGGGTGCGGGAGGCGCTGCAGATGGTGGGCCTGGATCCCGACCGCGTGGGCCCCCGCTCGCCGTTCTCCCTGTCGGGAGGCGAGATGCGGCGGGTCGCCATGGCGGGGATTCTGGCCATGGGGCCGCAGGTCCTGGTCCTCGACGAGCCCACCGCCGGTCTGGATCCCCTGGGCAAGGAGGAGATCCTGGAGCAGATCCGCCGGCTGCACGTCGACCACGGTCTGACCGTCATCTTCATCAGCCACAACATGGACGAGGTGGCCCGCATGGCGCGCCGGGTCGTGGTCCTGTCCCGGGGCAAGGTGGTGATGGACGGTCCGGTGCGCGAGGTGTTCCGGCACGCCGCGCTGCTGGCCGAGGTCGGCCTGGGCGTGCCCACCCTGACCGACCTGATGCAGCGCCTGCGGCACCGCGGGCTGAGGGTGCGCGAGGACGTGCTGACCCTGGACGATGCCCACGCCGCCATCCGGGAGGCCCTGGGATGGAGCTGA
- a CDS encoding energy-coupling factor transporter transmembrane component T produces MIRYVAIGQYLPRDSPVHRLDPRTKIWAVAVLTVVIFLVRDFAGYGLLALFLAAVVALAQIPFGYLLGGLRPVQALLVLTIVLNVFFSGAEGTVLVRIGPLVATREGVVRAVFVGCRLIGLMLVTSLLTFTTSPMELTDGMERLLRPFRRVGVPADALAMMMTIALRFIPTLLEETEKIMKAQMARGAVFDRGSVLQRARALVPVLVPLFVSAFRRAEELGLAMEARCYRVGERRTRMKQLRLGLRDGVALAVTLAAAVLFTVPAPTWVGLVRRIP; encoded by the coding sequence CTGATCCGCTACGTGGCCATCGGCCAGTACCTGCCGCGGGACTCGCCGGTGCACCGCCTCGACCCGCGGACCAAAATCTGGGCCGTGGCCGTCCTGACGGTGGTCATCTTCCTCGTCCGGGACTTTGCCGGGTACGGGCTGCTGGCCCTGTTCCTGGCCGCCGTGGTGGCCCTGGCGCAGATCCCCTTTGGGTACCTGCTGGGAGGGCTCCGCCCGGTGCAGGCGCTGCTGGTCCTCACCATTGTCCTCAACGTGTTCTTCAGCGGGGCGGAGGGGACCGTCCTGGTCCGGATCGGGCCTCTGGTGGCCACCCGGGAAGGGGTGGTGCGGGCCGTCTTCGTGGGATGCCGCCTGATCGGCCTGATGCTCGTCACGTCCCTGCTGACCTTCACCACCTCGCCCATGGAGCTGACCGACGGCATGGAGCGGCTCCTGCGGCCGTTCCGCCGCGTGGGGGTGCCGGCCGACGCCCTGGCCATGATGATGACCATCGCCCTGCGTTTCATCCCCACCTTGCTGGAGGAGACCGAGAAAATCATGAAGGCGCAGATGGCCCGGGGAGCCGTCTTCGACCGGGGCAGCGTCCTCCAGAGGGCGCGGGCGCTGGTCCCGGTGCTGGTGCCCCTGTTCGTCAGCGCCTTCCGCCGCGCCGAGGAGTTGGGGCTGGCCATGGAGGCCCGGTGCTACCGGGTGGGTGAGCGCCGGACCCGGATGAAGCAGCTGCGCCTGGGTCTGCGGGATGGGGTGGCCCTGGCGGTCACGCTGGCCGCGGCGGTCCTGTTCACGGTGCCGGCCCCGACGTGGGTGGGGCTGGTCCGGCGGATTCCGTGA
- the truA gene encoding tRNA pseudouridine(38-40) synthase TruA, whose protein sequence is MDLRTLRLVIEYDGTPFFGWQRLPGRPTVQGELERAVFRVTGERVAVVGAGRTDAGVHALGQVAHVRLRHRLPAPRFPAALNAHLPEAIRVLAADEVDPGFHARRSATGRTYRYLVLNRPQPSAILRNHAHFVPASLDVHAMAAALAALRGRRDFRAFGRPGPGGAVCDLRVAEVRRVGALVVFTLEADRFLHHMVRRVVGTVLRVGSGALSPEEVAEMAAAGGRGGPRVPARGLYLVRVLYDGTPAPEPAWPGPAGEAL, encoded by the coding sequence GTGGACCTGCGGACCCTCCGGCTGGTGATCGAGTACGATGGGACCCCGTTTTTCGGCTGGCAGCGCCTGCCGGGCCGGCCGACGGTGCAGGGAGAGCTGGAGCGGGCGGTCTTCCGGGTCACCGGGGAGAGGGTGGCGGTGGTCGGCGCCGGCCGCACCGACGCCGGGGTCCACGCCCTCGGCCAGGTAGCCCACGTCCGCCTCCGCCACCGCCTGCCCGCCCCCCGCTTCCCGGCAGCCCTCAACGCTCACCTGCCCGAGGCGATCCGGGTCCTGGCCGCCGACGAGGTCGATCCCGGCTTTCACGCGCGCCGGTCCGCCACCGGCAGGACCTACCGGTACCTGGTTCTCAACCGGCCCCAACCGTCGGCCATCCTGCGGAATCACGCGCACTTCGTTCCCGCCTCCCTGGACGTCCACGCCATGGCTGCCGCCCTCGCCGCCCTGCGCGGGCGGCGCGACTTCCGGGCGTTTGGCCGGCCCGGGCCGGGCGGCGCGGTGTGCGACCTGCGGGTCGCGGAGGTGCGCCGGGTGGGGGCCCTGGTCGTCTTCACGCTGGAGGCTGACCGATTTCTGCACCACATGGTCCGGCGCGTGGTCGGGACGGTCCTGCGGGTGGGAAGCGGAGCGCTGTCCCCGGAGGAGGTGGCGGAGATGGCTGCCGCGGGAGGGCGCGGAGGCCCCCGCGTGCCGGCGCGAGGCCTCTACCTGGTGAGGGTGCTGTACGACGGGACTCCCGCGCCGGAGCCGGCCTGGCCCGGACCCGCCGGCGAGGCGCTATAA
- a CDS encoding HD-GYP domain-containing protein, with translation MTLLHRFTLVSLTSAVILSVMFGELAARIATEFALRRQAHAFAVYVSEFAAPRLVPADFFQPPPAVRAQFEFTLRSLVGRAHIQHVSVWNRRGEILYSDDPRLVGTVQTLAPPMADALGGQLRWQLLPADGGPRTVGRMEVFVPVVVSGDSRPVGVYHVVADIPDLEPTLVRLSRTVRASVVGGILLLYLATFTVVRQASRDLDRQQRALRAAFIGIVRSLANAVDARDMPTAHHSSRVAEYAEAIAREMGLDEETVGVVQVAGLLHDVGKIGIRDELLSKNGGLTPQEWEVMRRHPVLGYEILEPVPISEEIKLAVRHSHERWDGTGYPDGLAGLRIPIAARIIAVADAYEALVTDRPYRRAQSPLRAVEEIRREAGRGFDPAVVGAFLRVLGRRGVRAPVPLLLPNGGRQGVNLLPPADDGQRPGEPARRGGRHRLPGGRSLPTRRSGEGP, from the coding sequence ATGACCCTGCTGCACCGGTTTACCCTGGTCAGCCTGACCAGCGCGGTCATCCTCAGCGTCATGTTCGGGGAGCTGGCCGCGCGGATCGCCACCGAGTTTGCCCTGCGCCGCCAGGCCCACGCCTTCGCCGTCTACGTCTCGGAGTTTGCGGCTCCCCGCCTGGTACCCGCCGACTTCTTCCAGCCTCCGCCGGCCGTCCGCGCCCAGTTTGAGTTCACGCTGCGCAGCCTCGTCGGCCGGGCCCACATCCAGCACGTGTCGGTGTGGAACCGCCGCGGCGAGATTCTCTACAGTGATGATCCCCGCCTGGTCGGGACGGTTCAGACCCTTGCGCCGCCGATGGCCGACGCTCTCGGCGGGCAGCTCCGCTGGCAGCTGCTCCCCGCCGACGGCGGCCCGCGCACGGTCGGGCGGATGGAAGTGTTCGTGCCGGTCGTGGTCTCAGGCGACAGCCGTCCGGTGGGCGTGTACCACGTGGTGGCCGACATCCCCGACCTGGAACCGACGCTGGTGCGGCTGAGCCGGACCGTGCGGGCCAGCGTGGTGGGGGGCATCCTCCTGCTGTACCTGGCCACCTTCACGGTGGTCCGGCAGGCGTCCCGCGATCTGGACCGCCAGCAGCGGGCCCTGCGGGCCGCCTTCATCGGCATCGTGCGGTCCCTGGCCAACGCGGTGGATGCCCGGGACATGCCCACCGCCCACCATTCGTCCCGGGTGGCCGAGTACGCCGAGGCCATCGCCCGGGAGATGGGGCTGGACGAGGAGACGGTGGGCGTGGTGCAGGTGGCCGGCCTGCTGCACGACGTGGGGAAGATCGGCATCCGCGACGAGCTGCTGTCCAAGAACGGCGGCCTGACCCCCCAGGAGTGGGAGGTGATGCGCCGCCACCCGGTGCTGGGCTACGAGATCCTGGAGCCCGTCCCGATCTCCGAAGAGATCAAGCTGGCGGTCCGGCACAGCCACGAACGGTGGGACGGGACGGGATACCCGGACGGCCTGGCGGGCCTGCGCATCCCCATCGCGGCCCGGATCATCGCCGTCGCCGATGCCTACGAGGCCCTGGTCACGGACCGGCCGTACCGGCGGGCCCAGAGCCCCCTGCGGGCCGTGGAGGAGATCCGGCGGGAGGCGGGGCGGGGGTTCGATCCCGCTGTTGTGGGGGCGTTCCTGCGGGTCCTGGGACGGCGCGGTGTGCGCGCGCCGGTGCCTCTGCTCCTGCCGAACGGCGGGAGGCAAGGGGTGAACCTGCTCCCTCCGGCAGACGACGGCCAGCGCCCCGGCGAGCCCGCCCGACGGGGCGGGCGCCACCGGCTGCCTGGCGGCAGAAGCCTCCCGACCCGCCGCTCGGGCGAGGGACCCTGA
- a CDS encoding IreB family regulatory phosphoprotein yields the protein MDERERTGVFKMGAPSAQDIRQILAHVYRALTEKGYDPVDQIVGYLLSGDPTYITSHRDARTVIRQVDRLQLLEELVRCYVEHRLQPSRSG from the coding sequence ATGGACGAGCGCGAACGCACCGGCGTGTTCAAGATGGGGGCCCCGTCGGCCCAGGACATTCGCCAGATCCTGGCCCACGTCTACCGGGCCCTGACCGAAAAGGGGTACGACCCCGTGGACCAGATTGTCGGGTACCTGCTGTCGGGCGATCCGACATACATCACCAGCCATCGGGACGCCCGAACCGTCATCCGCCAGGTGGACCGGCTACAGCTACTGGAGGAGCTGGTGCGGTGCTACGTGGAGCACCGGCTGCAGCCCTCCCGATCCGGGTGA
- the murA gene encoding UDP-N-acetylglucosamine 1-carboxyvinyltransferase — protein MERLVVRGGRPLRGRVKISGGKNSSLAVITAACLAADVSVLENVPHCRDVQTLRAILEALGVRVELRGGRMTVDARRLDGHVAPYDLCRQMRASFYTAGLLLGRVGRAQVPLPGGCVIGSRPVDFHLRGFAALGATVDIEHGYMKASARRLAGTAFFVPRSSVGTTINLMLAACTAEGTTVLENAAREPEVVDTAVFLNLMGARIKGAGTHTITIEGVRALHGASYAVIPDRLEAGTYLLAAAATGGDVLVEHMIPEHISALLAKLEEAGAVVERGTDGVRVQAGPTHRGVQVDTAPYPGFATDLHPPFAALLTLAEGQSRIRETIFESRFGYVAELRRMGADIRVEGDTAVITGVPCLTGAPVEAADIRGGAAVIIAALAARGTTEISGVDNIDRGYELIEDKLAALGASVERIEVRGEPVAEPVA, from the coding sequence ATGGAGCGACTTGTGGTTCGGGGGGGCCGCCCGCTGCGGGGGCGGGTGAAGATCTCGGGAGGCAAGAACAGCTCCCTGGCCGTGATCACAGCCGCGTGTCTGGCCGCGGACGTGTCGGTGCTGGAGAACGTCCCCCACTGCCGGGACGTCCAGACCCTCCGGGCGATCCTGGAAGCCCTGGGCGTGCGGGTAGAGTTGCGGGGCGGGCGGATGACGGTGGACGCCCGCCGGCTGGACGGCCACGTCGCGCCCTACGACCTGTGCCGGCAGATGCGGGCGTCGTTCTACACGGCGGGTCTGCTGCTCGGGCGCGTGGGGCGCGCCCAGGTGCCCCTGCCGGGAGGGTGCGTCATCGGCTCCCGGCCGGTGGACTTCCACCTGCGCGGCTTCGCGGCCCTGGGCGCCACCGTGGACATCGAGCACGGGTACATGAAAGCCTCCGCCCGGCGGTTGGCGGGGACGGCGTTCTTTGTCCCCCGCAGCAGCGTGGGGACCACCATCAACCTGATGCTGGCCGCCTGCACGGCCGAGGGAACCACGGTCCTGGAGAACGCGGCGCGCGAGCCCGAGGTGGTGGATACTGCCGTCTTCCTCAACCTGATGGGGGCGCGGATCAAGGGCGCCGGAACCCACACCATCACCATCGAGGGGGTGCGAGCCCTGCACGGCGCCTCCTACGCCGTCATCCCCGATCGCCTGGAGGCCGGGACGTACCTGCTGGCGGCCGCGGCCACCGGCGGCGACGTGCTGGTCGAGCACATGATCCCCGAGCACATCAGCGCGCTGCTGGCCAAGCTGGAAGAGGCGGGGGCCGTCGTGGAGCGCGGGACCGACGGCGTGCGCGTCCAGGCCGGACCGACCCACCGGGGCGTCCAGGTGGACACGGCGCCCTATCCCGGCTTTGCCACCGACCTGCACCCCCCCTTTGCGGCCCTGTTGACCCTGGCCGAAGGCCAGTCGCGGATCCGGGAGACCATCTTCGAATCCCGCTTCGGCTATGTGGCCGAGCTGCGCCGCATGGGGGCCGACATCCGGGTGGAGGGGGACACCGCGGTGATCACCGGGGTTCCCTGCCTGACGGGGGCGCCGGTGGAGGCCGCGGACATCCGCGGGGGTGCGGCGGTGATCATCGCGGCCCTGGCGGCCCGGGGGACCACCGAAATCTCCGGTGTGGACAACATCGACCGGGGCTACGAGCTGATCGAGGACAAGCTGGCCGCGCTCGGCGCCTCCGTGGAGCGGATCGAGGTGCGCGGCGAACCCGTGGCCGAACCGGTGGCGTGA
- a CDS encoding HD domain-containing protein has protein sequence MDQTREVRVYVGLVGAAAAALLSGLFAGLPPLLPDAGPLIVFSLGTVLVPVAGYCPVCLGPNVAVNMAGAVMFAMILLLPPAYATLGAALGIASLSVVQRWPAGDVAFNAGQTALTVGGTAWLLQRAGVTPLTGELDLLQTAWVLAGIGSFFTINSLVVTRWASLLHRSSFVHHWRQTFGRAAVPYVSTLLLGAVIALTYVHAPVLTAVLVLPLVAVYRALQTASALRRQARATMEMLADTIDRRDTYTFAHSQRVAALARRIARRLGLPADEQEAIAEAARVHDLGKVGISDALLLKADRLSSEELETVRKHTVIGAEIVGKLPEYRKGKEYILFHHERYDGTGVFRLYGQHIPLGARIIAAADAFDAMTSDRPYRRALSVEEALAEIARQKGRQFDPVVAEALIDIVRQESDAVFAEVPATPAATTQPSPAPS, from the coding sequence GTGGATCAGACCCGTGAGGTGCGTGTGTACGTCGGCCTGGTGGGGGCGGCGGCCGCCGCCCTGCTATCCGGCCTGTTCGCCGGCCTTCCGCCACTTCTGCCCGACGCCGGCCCACTGATCGTCTTTAGCCTGGGCACCGTGTTGGTCCCGGTGGCCGGCTACTGTCCGGTATGCCTCGGGCCCAATGTGGCGGTGAACATGGCCGGCGCGGTCATGTTCGCCATGATCCTGCTGCTGCCGCCGGCCTATGCCACCCTGGGTGCGGCCCTGGGCATCGCCAGCCTGTCGGTCGTGCAGCGCTGGCCGGCGGGAGACGTCGCCTTCAACGCCGGGCAGACCGCCCTCACCGTCGGCGGAACGGCGTGGTTGCTGCAGCGCGCGGGGGTCACGCCCCTGACCGGAGAGCTGGATCTCCTCCAGACCGCCTGGGTGCTGGCCGGCATCGGCTCCTTCTTCACCATCAACAGCCTGGTGGTCACCCGGTGGGCGTCCCTGCTGCACCGGTCGAGCTTTGTGCACCACTGGCGCCAGACGTTCGGGCGGGCGGCGGTGCCCTACGTGAGCACCTTGCTGCTGGGTGCCGTAATCGCCCTCACCTACGTTCACGCCCCGGTGCTGACCGCAGTCCTGGTCCTGCCCCTGGTGGCGGTGTATAGGGCTCTGCAGACCGCCAGCGCCCTGCGCCGGCAGGCCCGGGCGACCATGGAGATGCTGGCCGACACCATAGACCGCCGGGATACCTACACCTTCGCCCACTCCCAGCGGGTGGCGGCCCTGGCCCGCCGGATCGCCCGACGCCTGGGACTCCCGGCGGACGAGCAGGAGGCCATCGCCGAGGCGGCCCGGGTGCACGACCTGGGCAAGGTCGGCATCTCCGACGCCCTGCTCCTGAAGGCGGACCGGCTGAGCAGCGAGGAACTGGAGACCGTCCGCAAGCACACGGTGATCGGCGCCGAGATCGTGGGGAAGTTGCCCGAATACCGCAAGGGCAAAGAGTACATCCTGTTCCACCACGAACGCTACGACGGCACCGGCGTCTTCCGCCTGTACGGCCAGCACATCCCCCTGGGTGCCCGCATCATTGCCGCCGCCGACGCCTTCGACGCCATGACGTCGGACCGCCCCTACCGCCGGGCCCTCTCCGTGGAGGAGGCCCTGGCGGAGATCGCCCGCCAGAAAGGGCGGCAGTTCGACCCGGTGGTGGCCGAAGCCCTCATCGACATCGTCCGCCAGGAGTCCGACGCGGTCTTCGCCGAGGTCCCGGCCACACCAGCAGCGACCACCCAGCCCTCCCCCGCTCCCTCCTGA